The DNA segment GCAAGGGTATGCAATGTGTTACCTAGGGCTAGATAGGTTTGTGCCTTGGTCCAGGCTGATGTATTACCAGTTTCATCGGTATTTAACTCAGCGAAAGCAAAAGCGCCGAATGCTTGTTCTCTATCCTCAACTCCCATACGGCCATCGGCAATACCTTTATCAACGACTTTTGCATAATCTTCGCGAGTGTAGCGAGGGTTGTAAGCAAATAAAACAATATGCGATGCAGACTTGATATGTGGCTGGTTAAACTGAAACTTGTTGGCAAACGTATCGTGCATACGCTGTTTAGCTTCGTCACTTTCGATCACAATAAATTTCCAAGGCTGTGAATTGATAGATGACGCCGAGAGGTTAATTGCTTTATAGATCACATCAAGATCGGTCTGAGGAATACGCTTTGACGCATCATAGCGTTTTGCAGTGTAACGGCTTTCAAGATCGGCAATAATAGGGTGAGTCATTTTCGTATCCTAATGTGGCAAGGTTGAGGCAATAATAAAACTGACCACTATCCTACCCCCATATTCAGTATTGAAATAGTGTTTGTTCGTTGAATTATTATCAAAATTTTATTGGTAATGATTGTGCCTTTACTCACTATAGACATATAGATTTTGAGAAAACTTCTCAGCAAGAAATTGCTAAGCCTTGTTATCACCCATCGTTCCGTCGACGGACGTGTTTATGTGCTCGATTATGCGGTAGTTAAATACGCAGAAGAATTGTTATTAGTTGTGGTGTATTTTCGTGCTGAAGAGCCTAGTTTACGAGTCAACCAAAACACCATAATGCACGACCTTATGATGCAGTACATTCTGCTCAAAGGAGTCCACAACCAAACGAAAGATAAGATAGCTAAACCCTACTGGTATTCGTTTGTTACTGAGCCAGAGTTCAAGCGGCTATTTAAATCTAGCGATGTGTGTAATGTCGACGGCGTAGCTATAGAACCTGATGGCACAATCACAGCGACTGAAATTGAGCACTAAGACTAAGGCAGCGAGGCAAACCATCCTTTTAAAGTGGCTGTATGGCCTCAATAACGGTTATTACGACAAGGTCATGCTGTTCTCGCAATCACTGCAAATCTTCAATGACATAAAAAGATTGCTAACCAACTCTATGAAGAGATGCCAACCAGGTTTGATAAGAAGACGCGACAGGTGTTACTAAGTCAGGAGGATGCAGAACTGCTCAAAGCCAAGATAGTGCACCGAAATGGTGCTGTGTGATGAGTAGACAGAAAGTTCTATCAATAATGGAAAGATGAAACGGGCGCCTAAGCGCCAGATCCCATAATTGTGCAAGCGATGCCTCGCAACGTAAATACCTTCTCCGCTTTCGTGTCAGGTATTCAACACAGACTATCCCACTAGTACTCGCTCTCTCAGTGTTTGCTTTTATTGGGACACAAT comes from the Shewanella halifaxensis HAW-EB4 genome and includes:
- a CDS encoding nitroreductase family protein, with amino-acid sequence MTHPIIADLESRYTAKRYDASKRIPQTDLDVIYKAINLSASSINSQPWKFIVIESDEAKQRMHDTFANKFQFNQPHIKSASHIVLFAYNPRYTREDYAKVVDKGIADGRMGVEDREQAFGAFAFAELNTDETGNTSAWTKAQTYLALGNTLHTLARLGIDSTTMEGVDSELIGEIFKEELGGYQCDVALAMGYHHSEEDYNAALPKSRLAIEDVLQVL